The stretch of DNA ATGGATAAATTCTGGGGGAAAAAGCAGGGGGCAGATGCATACTTATCTAAACCTGTCGATCAAGAAGAACTCGTACGTACCGTTAAACAACTAATTCAAGGTTAAGGCAATCACAATCGCCTCGCCAGGAGATGAGCCATGATATCAGAGTTTTTGACTAGAGGCACGACACCCAGTATTACAACGGAACAAGCCACTGGTGCAACTCAACAGTTTTTGCGACTACACCTCGTTCCTGATACAACAGCTATGCTGGCAGTGAATCAGATAACCGAAGTGCTGACAATCCCGATGACTCAAGTTGTACCAATTCCCCATATGCCAGCTTGGGTACTAGGTGTTTATAACTGGCGGGGTGAAATTCTGTGGATTGTCGATTTAGGGCATTTGTTGGGGCTGACTCCGTTGTCGCAACAAACAACTTACCATTCAACTTATACGGCTATCGTTATCCGTAATGCTCAATCAGAGAAATTTGCTTTAGGAACTCAAAATACCACGGAAAAGATGCTGGGCTTATTAGTAAATCGAGTAGAAGATCTCGAATCGTGCAACCCAGACATCATTCAATCTCCTCCACAATCAGCAGTTAAACCTGAGTTTGTTCCTTATCTACGCGGATATTGGCTCAAACCAACAGGTGAAATTATAGTGGTGCTTGACGGTAACTCAATTATTGCGGGAATGGCTCAAAACTGAGTCTTTTATAGATGATTTTTTTACTAAATTTAGCTCGATTTGTGCATAATTTTTGTTCTCGCTAATTGTTATTTGCCAACAGCAATGCGCAATTAGCCATTTGCGTGCTTGTAGTAAGCAAGCAACTTAGATATACAAATGATGTCAACATAGCCACGGTCAATACGGTTACTTATAATCCTGACCTCTGATCTCAGACCCCTGCTATAACTATTTTTATTAGTTTTTACCTATGGTTCCCTCTTCTGAACCCAATACAAATACTTCTACAAGTGATGCTCCTAATTCTTTTGGGCAAGGTACGGCGATTGTTCATCACCAGTTACCCCAAACCGAAGAAACTGCACTTCCACAAAACACAGAAGCGATCGCCAACGAATTACCAACGCTACCAGAACCCCAACCAACTAAACAGCGAAAGTCCAAGGGAATTAGTTTGCGGTATAAAGCAACTGCACTGGCGATCGCACTGGGGACTTTACCTGTTTTGGCAATTGGGGCGACTGCATACCGGTTTGCGCACCAAGCCTTTGTTAGACAGGTGATTCAAGGGCAAGTTGAAAAAACATCGCTGATTGCTAATAAAGCAAATGGCTTTATGCTGGAGCGTTATGGAGATTTACAAACGCTATCAAGTTCACCAATATTTACCGATCCGCAGTTGCGAGCGCAAACAACGCTGCAACAAAAGCAAGAAATTCTTGATACTTACATCAAAAACTACAAAGTATACGACAGTATCGCTGTTTTTGACCTTGATGGTAACGTCTTATTTCAATCGCAAGGTGCTGCACTACCAAACCAGCGCGATCAACTGTATTTTCAGTTAGTTAAGAAAAACGCCAAGTCATACATTGACTTACCGACAAGATTGCCAGCATCCGAAGAATTTGTCATTCAGTTGGCAGCACCAATTCGCGATCGCACCACAGGCGAAATGATCGCAATTTTACGTACGCGGATGCCTGTTAAGCAACTTGCCAACTTTCTGTTAACCGCAGGCGTCGAAGACGAGTATCATATCCTCGATGCCGCAGGGGCAGTCTTTTTGGATACCGGCGATAACCACCATCTCGGTGAAGAATTCTTTGAACACTTTCCTGGACTGAGAAGACCTTTAATTACGAGAAAATCTGGTTCCCAAATTGTCACTGACATGGAAGATGACGAGGAAGTTATCGCTGCGTATACTCCCACGCAGTCGCTCGAAGGGCTACCAGATTTGTACTGGCAAATCGTTCTTCTCAAAGAGACGGCGATCGCATTTGCGCCGCTCAAAAGCTTAGAAGCAACGCTCATTTTAGGAACTGGACTCACCGCGCTTTTGGTTGGTTTACTCGCCGCTTATCTTGCTAACCGCGCAACTAAACCAATTTTGACCGCAGCCGAAACTGTAGAACGACTTGGGGAAGGAGAACTAGACAGTCGCATTCCTGTTAAAGGTAATGACGAACTTGCTACTCTAGGCAGTAACATCAACTCAATGGCAGCCCGATTACAGCAATTGCTCGATACTCAAGCCGCTGAGGCCGAACGGGTACGCCAAGTAAAAGATATTACGGTAAAGTTAGTTCAATATACGCAAATACAAGATCTTTTTGAGGCTGCTGTTACAGAAGCTCGCCAAGCTCTCCGTGTTGATAGAGTCGTTGTTTATACTTTTAATGAGCGATGGCAGGGGACAGTGGTTGCAGAATCAGTTGTCGCTGGATTTCCCCAAGCTTTGGGTGCAGATATTGACGATCCGTGCTTTGCTGATAAATATGTCGAACGCTATCAACAAGGGCGGGTACAAGCTACAGATAATATCTACGCTGCTGGTTTGACGGAGTGTCATATCAAGCAACTTGAACAGTTTGCAGTTAAAGCAAATTTAGTCGCTCCTGTAGTGCAAGGCGGACAGCTTTTAGGCTTATTAATCGCGCATCAGTGTTCGGCACCGCGATCGTGGCAGCAATCTGAGATTGATTTATTCTCTCAAGTTGCAGCGCAAGTCGGCTTTGCTTTAGACCGTGCTAAGTTGCTAGAACAGCAAAAAACTGCTAAAGAACAGCTACAACAACGCGCGCTAGAGCTACTGCAAGAAGTTGACCCCGTTAGTCGCGGCGACCTCACCATCCGTGCCAAAGTGACTGCGGATGAAATTGGCACAGTTGCAGACTCTTACAACGCTACTATCAATAGCTTACGGCAGATCGTTACTACAGTACAAACCGCAGCAGCACAGGTAGCGAATACAACGTCAAGTAGTGAAATGGCAGTTGCGGAATTATCGACAGAAGCATTGCGTCAAGCAGAAGAAATTGCACTGGCACTCGAAAAAGTTCGCCAGATGTCACTATCAATTCAAGCTGTTGCTGAAAGTGCCGCCCAAGCCGAAGCAGCAGTACAACAAGCAAATGAAACCGTACTTGCAGGCGATCGCGCGATGAACCGTACAGTTGACGGTATTGAAGCCATTCGCGAAACAGTGGCAGAAACAGCCGCTAAAGTCCGACAACTCGGTGAATCTTCGCAAAAAATTTCTAAAGTAGTGAGTTTGATTAGTTCGTTTGCCGAACAAACAAGCTTGCTATCACTCAACGCCGCGATTGAGGCGGCGCGTGCTGGAGAAGAAGGACGCGGATTTGCCGTCGTTGCCGATGAAGTTGGTTCGCTGGCACGGCAATCGGCTGAAGCAACAGCAGAAATTGAAAAGCTTGTTGCCGAAATTCAGGCAGAAACCAATGCCTTAGTAACGGCAATGGAAGCAGGAACCGAACGAGTTGTAACGGGAACGCGGTTAGTTGATGAGACGCGGCAAAGTCTGAACAAGATTACTGCTGTCAGCGCCCAGATTAGTTCTTTGGTACAAGCGATTAGCGAAGCATCAGTGATGCAATCCCAAGCTTCTGAGGAAGTGACAAAAACAATGTCCGATGTGGCAGCGATCGCCAATCGCACTTCCAATGAAGCAACGCAAGTATCTGCTGCCTTTAAGCAACTACTAGCAGTCGCCGACGAAATGCAAACGAGTGTTGGTCAATTCAAAGTTAATTAGGAATTGCGGGTTAGTGGCTAGTTTCTCGTTTCTTTCCTCATTTCCACACTCTAATTTCTATATTTATTCCTTACTATGTTAGATCGTCCCCTGGAAAAATCTGTAGATAATAGCGATAGCGAACACTCGGCGTCTAGTAGCTTGAAATCTGAATCGCTAGACGCACATTCCTTCACTTCTCAAGTTCCTCCTTTGCGATCGCAACCTCAGCTTCCGCCCAAGTCTAAGAATGCCTTTTCTTGGCTGCGCCGTGGTTGGGATAACCTCACTTTTAGAACTAAACTGACGCTACTTTTAGTTAGTAGTGCGGCAATACCTGTACTTGTAGTGACGCAAGGGTTAATCTCGCTAAATAGAGAGCGCGCTTTAGAAGATTTGAAACAGACTTTGCAGCAACAAGGACAAACTTTTGCCAACGAGTATGTTCTTTGGACACAAGTAGATACAGAAACGCAAGCGGAAAATTTAGCGAGAATCATACAAGCGACTGAAATAGATCTCAATAATCCGGCGCAAGTAGCAGCCCGTCGCGAATTTATAGAAGACTATCTCGTCATTAATGAGAATCAAGAAAATCCTGAGTTAACTAAAAACTTTAAAATTATCACTGATGCGCAAGGCAGATCAGTAGCACAAAATCTTTTGGTTATTGATGACGATTTTACAACTCCACCACTTTTGCCTACCTCGAATCAAGAACTACAATTACCCAAATATCGTCAGCTTTCTTTACCTACAGGAATTTCGCTTACCGATATTCCTATTGTCCAAAATGCTTTGAAAACAGGACAACCTCTGTCTGGTATAGAACTCGTTAAAAATAGCTCGCTGCAAAAACTAGGTTTAGATAAACAAGCTAATATTGGTCTGCGGCAACAACCGAATCGAAACTTGCCTGAAGAAAAAACTCCATTTCCGGAAGGAACATACGACATTGACGGTGGTAAGGCAGGTTTAATGACAATAGCAGTACACCCCATCAAAGTAAACAATAGAGTTA from Chroococcidiopsis sp. TS-821 encodes:
- a CDS encoding methyl-accepting chemotaxis protein, producing the protein MVPSSEPNTNTSTSDAPNSFGQGTAIVHHQLPQTEETALPQNTEAIANELPTLPEPQPTKQRKSKGISLRYKATALAIALGTLPVLAIGATAYRFAHQAFVRQVIQGQVEKTSLIANKANGFMLERYGDLQTLSSSPIFTDPQLRAQTTLQQKQEILDTYIKNYKVYDSIAVFDLDGNVLFQSQGAALPNQRDQLYFQLVKKNAKSYIDLPTRLPASEEFVIQLAAPIRDRTTGEMIAILRTRMPVKQLANFLLTAGVEDEYHILDAAGAVFLDTGDNHHLGEEFFEHFPGLRRPLITRKSGSQIVTDMEDDEEVIAAYTPTQSLEGLPDLYWQIVLLKETAIAFAPLKSLEATLILGTGLTALLVGLLAAYLANRATKPILTAAETVERLGEGELDSRIPVKGNDELATLGSNINSMAARLQQLLDTQAAEAERVRQVKDITVKLVQYTQIQDLFEAAVTEARQALRVDRVVVYTFNERWQGTVVAESVVAGFPQALGADIDDPCFADKYVERYQQGRVQATDNIYAAGLTECHIKQLEQFAVKANLVAPVVQGGQLLGLLIAHQCSAPRSWQQSEIDLFSQVAAQVGFALDRAKLLEQQKTAKEQLQQRALELLQEVDPVSRGDLTIRAKVTADEIGTVADSYNATINSLRQIVTTVQTAAAQVANTTSSSEMAVAELSTEALRQAEEIALALEKVRQMSLSIQAVAESAAQAEAAVQQANETVLAGDRAMNRTVDGIEAIRETVAETAAKVRQLGESSQKISKVVSLISSFAEQTSLLSLNAAIEAARAGEEGRGFAVVADEVGSLARQSAEATAEIEKLVAEIQAETNALVTAMEAGTERVVTGTRLVDETRQSLNKITAVSAQISSLVQAISEASVMQSQASEEVTKTMSDVAAIANRTSNEATQVSAAFKQLLAVADEMQTSVGQFKVN
- a CDS encoding chemotaxis protein CheW; this encodes MISEFLTRGTTPSITTEQATGATQQFLRLHLVPDTTAMLAVNQITEVLTIPMTQVVPIPHMPAWVLGVYNWRGEILWIVDLGHLLGLTPLSQQTTYHSTYTAIVIRNAQSEKFALGTQNTTEKMLGLLVNRVEDLESCNPDIIQSPPQSAVKPEFVPYLRGYWLKPTGEIIVVLDGNSIIAGMAQN